One genomic region from Eptesicus fuscus isolate TK198812 chromosome 18, DD_ASM_mEF_20220401, whole genome shotgun sequence encodes:
- the IQCF2 gene encoding IQ domain-containing protein F2 isoform X1: MGVRFCKDGNLVLIEVVYEEDIQLVMLPEEEPPPPPPRGRTRAARKIQAWWRGQLVRRALLHAALRAWIIQRWWRQALEQLLQRKRREALVSFAIRERAVVKLQSLVRMWRVHWRYTQVLSAIYLIRCHWLSHRCQTCALLRGHCVVTATHLQFHIEITNP; the protein is encoded by the exons ATGGGGGTTCGATTTTGT AAAGACGGCAATCTCGTTTTAATTGAGGTCGTGTACGAAGAAGACATTCAGTTGGTGATGTTACCAGAAGAAGAGCCGCCGCCCCCACCGCCG CGAGGAAGAACGAGAGCGGCCAGGAAGATCCAGGCCTGGTGGCGGGGCCAGCTGGTGCGCCGGGCGCTGCTGCACGCGGCGCTGCGGGCCTGGATCATCCAGCGCTGGTGGCGGCAGGCGCTGGAGCAGCTGCTGCAGAGGAAGCGGCGGGAGGCGCTGGTCAGCTTCGCCATCAGGGAGCGGGCGGTGGTCAAGCTCCAGTCTTTGGTCCGCATGTGGCGCGTCCACTGGCGCTACACCCAGGTGCTCAGCGCCATCTACCTCATCCGCTGCCACTGGCTGAGCCACCGCTGCCAGACCTGTGCGCTCCTCCGGGGACACTGCGTGGTCACGGCCACCCACCTGCAGTTCCACATCGAGATCACCAACCCCtga
- the IQCF2 gene encoding IQ domain-containing protein F2 isoform X2 produces MLPEEEPPPPPPRGRTRAARKIQAWWRGQLVRRALLHAALRAWIIQRWWRQALEQLLQRKRREALVSFAIRERAVVKLQSLVRMWRVHWRYTQVLSAIYLIRCHWLSHRCQTCALLRGHCVVTATHLQFHIEITNP; encoded by the exons ATGTTACCAGAAGAAGAGCCGCCGCCCCCACCGCCG CGAGGAAGAACGAGAGCGGCCAGGAAGATCCAGGCCTGGTGGCGGGGCCAGCTGGTGCGCCGGGCGCTGCTGCACGCGGCGCTGCGGGCCTGGATCATCCAGCGCTGGTGGCGGCAGGCGCTGGAGCAGCTGCTGCAGAGGAAGCGGCGGGAGGCGCTGGTCAGCTTCGCCATCAGGGAGCGGGCGGTGGTCAAGCTCCAGTCTTTGGTCCGCATGTGGCGCGTCCACTGGCGCTACACCCAGGTGCTCAGCGCCATCTACCTCATCCGCTGCCACTGGCTGAGCCACCGCTGCCAGACCTGTGCGCTCCTCCGGGGACACTGCGTGGTCACGGCCACCCACCTGCAGTTCCACATCGAGATCACCAACCCCtga
- the LOC103300476 gene encoding IQ domain-containing protein F5, with translation MASSESTRRVKIVLTPEGETPEGETPEGETPEGETPREATPREATPREAAVSIQAWWRGTLVRRALLHAALSACIIQRWWRQVLASELEARRWAVLRAYSLRERAAVRLQSWVRMWRIRLRYCRLLHAARIIQLYWRWHNCHTRGFIQGNYDIKENQLNLRLEVSLGSQVCKIHQSTPLPIKETSDL, from the exons ATGG CTTCCTCAGAATCCACCAGAAGGGTTAAGATCGTGCTGACACCCGAGGGAGAGACACCCGAGGGAGAGACACCTGAGGGAGAGACACCTGAGGGAGAGACACCTCGGGAAGCGACACCTCGGGAAGCGACACCTCGGGAAGCAGCCGTGTCCATCCAGGCCTGGTGGCGGGGCACCCTGGTGCGCCGGGCGCTGCTGCACGCCGCGCTCAGCGCCTGCATCATCCAGCGCTGGTGGAGGCAGGTGCTGGCCAGCGAGCTCGAGGCGCGGCGCTGGGCGGTGCTCCGTGCGTACTCGCTGAGGGAGCGGGCGGCGGTCAGGCTGCAGTCCTGGGTCCGCATGTGGCGCATCCGCCTCCGGTACTGCCGCCTGCTGCACGCCGCCCGCATCATCCAGCTGTACTGGCGCTGGCACAACTGCCACACCAGGGGCTTCATCCAGGGCAATTACGACATCAAAGAGAACCAGCTGAACCTTCGCCTCGAGGTCTCCCTGGGCTCACAGGTCTGCAAAATACACCAGTCCACACCTCTCCCAATAAAGGAAACGTCAGACCTGTGA